In one window of Opitutus sp. GAS368 DNA:
- a CDS encoding pyridoxine 5'-phosphate synthase, with the protein MILLGVNIDHAATLRQARYRSAGATHGGAIEPDPVELAFRCEKAGADGITVHLREDRRHIQDEDVLRLGRSKTTRLNLEMACTPAMTEFALKLKPHSVCLVPESREEITTEGGLDVVKHRDKVARVTDAMNAAGIKTSLFIDPDPAQIEMSARLTAPWVELHTGAYANAYYAAGRAAEFARLVAGARLAHVAGLVVNAGHGINYVNIAEVRTIPHLHELNIGHSIISRALSTGLDEAVRTMKALMNP; encoded by the coding sequence ATGATCCTGCTCGGTGTCAACATCGACCACGCAGCCACGCTGCGCCAGGCCCGCTACCGGTCGGCCGGGGCCACCCATGGCGGCGCCATCGAGCCCGATCCGGTCGAACTGGCCTTCCGGTGCGAAAAGGCCGGCGCCGACGGCATCACTGTCCACCTGCGGGAGGATCGCCGCCACATCCAGGACGAGGACGTCCTGCGCCTCGGTCGGTCGAAGACCACCCGGCTCAACCTTGAGATGGCCTGCACGCCGGCCATGACCGAGTTCGCGCTCAAGTTGAAGCCGCACTCCGTCTGCCTCGTGCCCGAGAGCCGCGAGGAAATCACCACCGAGGGCGGGCTCGACGTCGTGAAACACCGCGACAAGGTCGCTCGCGTGACCGACGCCATGAACGCCGCCGGCATCAAGACCAGCCTCTTCATCGACCCGGATCCGGCGCAGATCGAGATGTCAGCCAGATTGACGGCTCCTTGGGTGGAGTTGCACACCGGCGCCTACGCCAACGCCTACTACGCCGCCGGTCGTGCCGCCGAGTTCGCCCGCCTCGTCGCCGGCGCCCGGCTCGCCCACGTTGCCGGGTTGGTCGTCAACGCCGGCCACGGCATCAATTACGTCAACATCGCGGAAGTCCGCACCATCCCGCACCTGCACGAGCTCAACATCGGCCACAGCATCATTAGCCGTGCTTTGTCCACCGGGCTCGACGAGGCGGTGCGCACGATGAAGGCGCTGATGAATCCGTGA
- a CDS encoding VC0807 family protein, giving the protein MSVPAPKAKPENLLLNLACNVALPTAIMSWASGDRALGPKWGLLVALIFPLGYGLHDFLRRRRFNFISAIGFVSVLITGGFGLMQLDGFWFAVKDGVLPALIGLAVLASMKSKEPLVHELLYNPQVIDVERVAAELAARGNEAGFDRLMRSSSYWIASAMLISAGLNYGFARAIIKSPPGTEAFNGELAKMHWVSLLGLSVPTMAMMLYALWRLFKGIGQLTGLTVDEILRQPPEQKTEKPADPDGGPVS; this is encoded by the coding sequence ATGTCCGTCCCCGCTCCCAAGGCCAAGCCCGAGAATTTATTGCTCAACCTGGCCTGCAATGTGGCCCTGCCGACCGCCATCATGAGCTGGGCCAGCGGCGACCGGGCGCTCGGGCCCAAGTGGGGCCTGCTGGTGGCGCTGATTTTCCCGCTGGGCTACGGCCTCCACGATTTCCTCCGGCGCCGGCGGTTCAACTTCATCTCGGCCATCGGCTTTGTCAGCGTGCTGATCACGGGCGGCTTCGGGCTGATGCAGCTCGATGGCTTCTGGTTCGCCGTGAAGGACGGCGTCCTCCCGGCGCTCATCGGTCTGGCCGTGCTGGCGTCGATGAAGTCGAAGGAACCGCTGGTGCACGAGCTGCTCTACAATCCGCAGGTCATCGACGTTGAGCGGGTGGCGGCGGAACTGGCCGCCCGCGGCAACGAAGCCGGCTTTGACCGGCTGATGCGCTCGTCGAGCTATTGGATCGCCAGCGCGATGCTGATCAGCGCCGGGCTGAACTACGGTTTCGCCCGCGCCATCATCAAGAGTCCGCCGGGCACCGAGGCCTTCAACGGGGAACTGGCGAAGATGCACTGGGTCAGCCTGCTGGGGTTATCCGTGCCCACCATGGCCATGATGCTGTATGCGCTGTGGCGGCTCTTCAAGGGCATCGGGCAGCTGACCGGGCTGACGGTCGATGAAATCCTGCGCCAGCCGCCGGAACAAAAGACAGAAAAACCCGCTGACCCTGATGGAGGGCCCGTCTCCTGA